In Felis catus isolate Fca126 chromosome C2, F.catus_Fca126_mat1.0, whole genome shotgun sequence, a single window of DNA contains:
- the CX3CR1 gene encoding CX3C chemokine receptor 1 isoform X2, with product MQPDSVAGPEVPHVCKLPVPGASLWREKLYFVSSTPQGSRAVAMPTHSPKSTLEYFEYDESAEACDMGDVVAFGTVFLSILYSLVFAFGLVGNLLVVFALTNSRKPKSITDIYLLNLALSDLLFVATLPFWTHYLMSEQGLHNAVCKLSTAFFFIGFFGGIFFITIISIDRYRAIVLAANSMNTRTVQHGVTISLGVWAAAILVAAPQFMFTKQKENECLGDYPEVLQDLWPVLRNVEANLLGFLLPLLVMSYCYFRIMRTLFSCKNHKKAKAIKLIFLVVVVFFLFWTPYNIMIFLETLNLYDFFPNCDMKKDLRLALSVTETIAFTHCCLNPFIYAFAGEKFRRYLYHLYRKCRAVLCGRPVHVGFSPSESQTSKRESILSSDFTHHTSDGDASILL from the exons ATGCAGCCTGATTCAGTGGCGGGGCCCGAGGTGCCACATGTCTGTAAGCTCCCGGTGCCTGGGGCCTCGCTTTGGAGAGAGAAGCTGTACTTCGTTTCATCCACACCCCAGGGCAGCCGG GCCGTCGCCATGCCTACCCACTCCCCCAAATCAACTTTGGAATACTTTGAGTACGATGAGTCGGCCGAAGCCTGTGATATGGGGGACGTTGTGGCCTTCGGGACCGTCTTCCTGTCCATACTTTACTCCCTTGTTTTTGCCTTTGGCCTGGTGGGAAATTTGCTGGTGGTGTTTGCCCTCACCAACAGCCGGAAGCCCAAGAGTATCACCGACATCTACCTCCTGAACCTGGCCTTGTCGGATCTGCTCTTTGTAGCCACGTTGCCTTTCTGGACTCACTACCTGATGAGCGAGCAAGGCCTTCACAACGCCGTGTGCAAACTGTCTACCGCCTTCTTCTTCATCGGCTTTTTTGGAGGCATattcttcatcaccatcatcagcaTCGACAGGTACCGGGCCATCGTCCTGGCCGCCAACTCCATGAACACCCGGACCGTGCAGCATGGCGTCACCATCAGCCTGGGCGTCTGGGCGGCAGCCATCTTGGTGGCAGCACCTCAGTTCATgttcacaaaacaaaaagaaaacgaGTGCCTTGGTGACTACCCTGAGGTCCTGCAGGACCTCTGGCCCGTTCTCCGCAACGTGGAGGCAAATTTGCTTGGTTTCCTGCTCCCCCTGCTCGTTATGAGCTACTGTTACTTCAGAATCATGCGGACACTGTTTTCCTGCAAGAACCACAAGAAAGCCAAAGCCATTAAGCTGATCTTCCTGGTGGTCGTCgtgttttttctcttctggacACCCTACAACATCATGATTTTTTTAGAGACGCTTAATCTCTATGACTTCTTTCCCAATTGTGACATGAAGAAGGATCTGAGGTTGGCCCTCAGTGTGACTGAGACGATTGCATTCACCCACTGTTGCCTCAACCCCTTTATCTATGCGTTTGCTGGAGAGAAGTTCAGAAGATACCTTTACCACCTGTATAGGAAATGCCGGGCCGTCCTGTGTGGTCGTCCTGTCCACGTCGGTTTCTCCCCATCTGAATCACAAACGAGCAAGCGGGAAAGCATTCTGAGCAGTGATTTTACTCACCACACCAGTGATGGAGATGCGTCCATCCTTCTCTGA
- the CX3CR1 gene encoding CX3C chemokine receptor 1 isoform X1, with product MQHTVPGAILRMALWADVRMTPSLADEGRQAQRFQVHPRSLGQRAEAVAMPTHSPKSTLEYFEYDESAEACDMGDVVAFGTVFLSILYSLVFAFGLVGNLLVVFALTNSRKPKSITDIYLLNLALSDLLFVATLPFWTHYLMSEQGLHNAVCKLSTAFFFIGFFGGIFFITIISIDRYRAIVLAANSMNTRTVQHGVTISLGVWAAAILVAAPQFMFTKQKENECLGDYPEVLQDLWPVLRNVEANLLGFLLPLLVMSYCYFRIMRTLFSCKNHKKAKAIKLIFLVVVVFFLFWTPYNIMIFLETLNLYDFFPNCDMKKDLRLALSVTETIAFTHCCLNPFIYAFAGEKFRRYLYHLYRKCRAVLCGRPVHVGFSPSESQTSKRESILSSDFTHHTSDGDASILL from the exons atgcAACACACTGTGCCGGGCGCAATCCTCAGAATGGCGCTGTGGGCAGACGTGAGAATGACTCCCAGTCTTGCAGATGAGGGACGTCAGGCTCAGAGGTTCCAAGTTCACCCGAGGTCACTTGGCCAGAGGGCAGAG GCCGTCGCCATGCCTACCCACTCCCCCAAATCAACTTTGGAATACTTTGAGTACGATGAGTCGGCCGAAGCCTGTGATATGGGGGACGTTGTGGCCTTCGGGACCGTCTTCCTGTCCATACTTTACTCCCTTGTTTTTGCCTTTGGCCTGGTGGGAAATTTGCTGGTGGTGTTTGCCCTCACCAACAGCCGGAAGCCCAAGAGTATCACCGACATCTACCTCCTGAACCTGGCCTTGTCGGATCTGCTCTTTGTAGCCACGTTGCCTTTCTGGACTCACTACCTGATGAGCGAGCAAGGCCTTCACAACGCCGTGTGCAAACTGTCTACCGCCTTCTTCTTCATCGGCTTTTTTGGAGGCATattcttcatcaccatcatcagcaTCGACAGGTACCGGGCCATCGTCCTGGCCGCCAACTCCATGAACACCCGGACCGTGCAGCATGGCGTCACCATCAGCCTGGGCGTCTGGGCGGCAGCCATCTTGGTGGCAGCACCTCAGTTCATgttcacaaaacaaaaagaaaacgaGTGCCTTGGTGACTACCCTGAGGTCCTGCAGGACCTCTGGCCCGTTCTCCGCAACGTGGAGGCAAATTTGCTTGGTTTCCTGCTCCCCCTGCTCGTTATGAGCTACTGTTACTTCAGAATCATGCGGACACTGTTTTCCTGCAAGAACCACAAGAAAGCCAAAGCCATTAAGCTGATCTTCCTGGTGGTCGTCgtgttttttctcttctggacACCCTACAACATCATGATTTTTTTAGAGACGCTTAATCTCTATGACTTCTTTCCCAATTGTGACATGAAGAAGGATCTGAGGTTGGCCCTCAGTGTGACTGAGACGATTGCATTCACCCACTGTTGCCTCAACCCCTTTATCTATGCGTTTGCTGGAGAGAAGTTCAGAAGATACCTTTACCACCTGTATAGGAAATGCCGGGCCGTCCTGTGTGGTCGTCCTGTCCACGTCGGTTTCTCCCCATCTGAATCACAAACGAGCAAGCGGGAAAGCATTCTGAGCAGTGATTTTACTCACCACACCAGTGATGGAGATGCGTCCATCCTTCTCTGA
- the CX3CR1 gene encoding CX3C chemokine receptor 1 isoform X3, whose amino-acid sequence MPTHSPKSTLEYFEYDESAEACDMGDVVAFGTVFLSILYSLVFAFGLVGNLLVVFALTNSRKPKSITDIYLLNLALSDLLFVATLPFWTHYLMSEQGLHNAVCKLSTAFFFIGFFGGIFFITIISIDRYRAIVLAANSMNTRTVQHGVTISLGVWAAAILVAAPQFMFTKQKENECLGDYPEVLQDLWPVLRNVEANLLGFLLPLLVMSYCYFRIMRTLFSCKNHKKAKAIKLIFLVVVVFFLFWTPYNIMIFLETLNLYDFFPNCDMKKDLRLALSVTETIAFTHCCLNPFIYAFAGEKFRRYLYHLYRKCRAVLCGRPVHVGFSPSESQTSKRESILSSDFTHHTSDGDASILL is encoded by the coding sequence ATGCCTACCCACTCCCCCAAATCAACTTTGGAATACTTTGAGTACGATGAGTCGGCCGAAGCCTGTGATATGGGGGACGTTGTGGCCTTCGGGACCGTCTTCCTGTCCATACTTTACTCCCTTGTTTTTGCCTTTGGCCTGGTGGGAAATTTGCTGGTGGTGTTTGCCCTCACCAACAGCCGGAAGCCCAAGAGTATCACCGACATCTACCTCCTGAACCTGGCCTTGTCGGATCTGCTCTTTGTAGCCACGTTGCCTTTCTGGACTCACTACCTGATGAGCGAGCAAGGCCTTCACAACGCCGTGTGCAAACTGTCTACCGCCTTCTTCTTCATCGGCTTTTTTGGAGGCATattcttcatcaccatcatcagcaTCGACAGGTACCGGGCCATCGTCCTGGCCGCCAACTCCATGAACACCCGGACCGTGCAGCATGGCGTCACCATCAGCCTGGGCGTCTGGGCGGCAGCCATCTTGGTGGCAGCACCTCAGTTCATgttcacaaaacaaaaagaaaacgaGTGCCTTGGTGACTACCCTGAGGTCCTGCAGGACCTCTGGCCCGTTCTCCGCAACGTGGAGGCAAATTTGCTTGGTTTCCTGCTCCCCCTGCTCGTTATGAGCTACTGTTACTTCAGAATCATGCGGACACTGTTTTCCTGCAAGAACCACAAGAAAGCCAAAGCCATTAAGCTGATCTTCCTGGTGGTCGTCgtgttttttctcttctggacACCCTACAACATCATGATTTTTTTAGAGACGCTTAATCTCTATGACTTCTTTCCCAATTGTGACATGAAGAAGGATCTGAGGTTGGCCCTCAGTGTGACTGAGACGATTGCATTCACCCACTGTTGCCTCAACCCCTTTATCTATGCGTTTGCTGGAGAGAAGTTCAGAAGATACCTTTACCACCTGTATAGGAAATGCCGGGCCGTCCTGTGTGGTCGTCCTGTCCACGTCGGTTTCTCCCCATCTGAATCACAAACGAGCAAGCGGGAAAGCATTCTGAGCAGTGATTTTACTCACCACACCAGTGATGGAGATGCGTCCATCCTTCTCTGA